GAGTATCATCTGTCCCGATGAACGGTTGCTGCCCACCGCCGCGCTGCACCGCTGCCTGGGCCGTGTCTGTCGCGACCATCCCCATAGCGCGGTCGCCTACGAACAAGTGGAGGGCAACGCCGGACTGCGCAAACAGATTTGTCTGCACGCCATGGAAGCCGGGATCGCGGTCCATCCCGACGAGATTCTCGTCACCACCGGTGCCATGGAGGCCCTGTCCATTGCCATCAGGAGCTTGACCACTCCTGGCGACAATGTCCTCATCCAATCCCCGACCTACTTCTGTTTTCTCCAGTTATTGGAAAACTGCGGCTTGCGGACCGTTGAGATCCCCTCCCATCCCGAACACGGCGTCAATCCGGCCGATCTGCGCCGGGCTGTAGACCGTTTCGACATCACCGCCTGCATCCTGGCGCCCAACTACAACAACCCCGACGGCGGACAGACCCCGGAGGCGGCCCAGCGGGAGATTGTCGACATTCTGGCCCGACGGCGAGTGCCGCTGATCGAAGACGACGTCGCTGGCGACCTGTTCTTCGGCTCCAGGCGGCCGCATTGCTACAAGGCGGCGGACGCAGAAGGCCTGGTGCTTTCCTGCGGGTCCTTTTCCAAAACCCTTTCGCCAGGCTACCGAGTCGGCTGGCTCATGCCCGGTCGTTTCTTGGCCAAGGCCTACGAGATCAAGGCCACCTCAAACATCTCCTCAGCAACCCCAACGCAGATGGCGGTCGCCGACTATCTGCGTTCCGGCCATTTCGACCGTCATCTGCGCCGTTTGCGCCAGGCTTTGTCGCGCCAGATGCAATCCGTGCAATGGGCTGTGGGGCGGTATTTCCCTGCCGGCACGCGCATGACCCACCCCCGCGGCGGCAGTGTCCTCTGGGTGGAATTGCCTGGAGACATCGATGCCGTCGATTTTTTTGCCCGGGCAGTCGCAAACGGGATCAGTATCGCTCCGGGTCCGATCTTTTCCACCCAGGACAATTTCAGCCATTTCATCCGCTTGAGTTGCGGCGGCGTCTGGGACGCAACCATCGAGCACGGGTTGCAGCGCCTTGGTGACCTCGCCCGGGCCGCCCAATAAACGGTTCCTGGATGGATAACAGATCGTGATACCGCCTATCACGAGAATTCATTAGCCAAAAAGCGGGAACAGACGGTAGGCATGCCTCTGGATTTCTTCCGGACCGATACGTGGTCC
The sequence above is drawn from the Desulfohalobium retbaense DSM 5692 genome and encodes:
- a CDS encoding PLP-dependent aminotransferase family protein, coding for MNKPKYQDIEEHILELIATRTIGPGDRLPSLRELKRQTRSSIATVTRAYEELERKQIIESRPRSGYFVLDHVQELPPPPAPPRPDLASRPATRNQLIREVLKGVGNKDLIPLSIICPDERLLPTAALHRCLGRVCRDHPHSAVAYEQVEGNAGLRKQICLHAMEAGIAVHPDEILVTTGAMEALSIAIRSLTTPGDNVLIQSPTYFCFLQLLENCGLRTVEIPSHPEHGVNPADLRRAVDRFDITACILAPNYNNPDGGQTPEAAQREIVDILARRRVPLIEDDVAGDLFFGSRRPHCYKAADAEGLVLSCGSFSKTLSPGYRVGWLMPGRFLAKAYEIKATSNISSATPTQMAVADYLRSGHFDRHLRRLRQALSRQMQSVQWAVGRYFPAGTRMTHPRGGSVLWVELPGDIDAVDFFARAVANGISIAPGPIFSTQDNFSHFIRLSCGGVWDATIEHGLQRLGDLARAAQ